DNA from Salvia hispanica cultivar TCC Black 2014 unplaced genomic scaffold, UniMelb_Shisp_WGS_1.0 HiC_scaffold_1210, whole genome shotgun sequence:
ATCCAAATTAAAGGTAAAAAGTTTCCAATTAATCTAAATCTCTCAAGTTAGAGCTTCTACAGAAAGCTTGGGTGAAAGGAGTTGGGAAGAATTATTTCaattagaaatttcaattaGAATGGAAAAAGATTTTTGAGATATAGTGTTATTATGATGATATGTGGATTTTAGTTGGATTTATTTTGAAGAAGGAATTATTTGGATCCGGATATTATAGGAACCAAATCTCAGCACCTCAACAAAAATATGGTGACTAGTTTTAATTCATTGTTATCTTGTGCTTTTTAGAGTTGACTACTAACATAtccatttttatgttttaaagataacaaaaaatggtctaaaaagattaaaacgataaaaaaaaagcaaatttCAGAAATGTATTATACATtgtagaaattaaatttaatttgtataaatcaTAGCCAGTTTTCATAATttgtacaaaattaatttcagaGTTAATGCGGTCAACTTGAAtgaatgtgagtggaaaaaattattgaaatatgggTCTGCATaccaaaagtgaaaaataagtaaataattcTTCAAATTGTGGATAttccaaaatggcaaaattattgtttatatCGTGGATAGCGtgagtactttattttcttttaatttattttcatctccactttactcacaaaacaataatacATTAAATCATGTGTCTAAaagcaaatgtttcatattcagtgggacggagagagtagaaTAGATATGATGtatctttaattattctactactctctccgtcagccaataaatgtctcatttttacCGTCTCGAGTTTTAAAAACTTGCTTATTTTCTTGGACCTACACCAGATCGGAAGTAAAATATTGATGTTTTCCGGCAGAAGTCGTTGGTTGACGGTCGACCACACTCAACCCCACCTGAGTCTGTCGTTGGTTATGTCGTGGTAAAGACACCTACCTTGATTCGTTTCATTATATCTACATACATCAAAATCTTACTACAATATTGGTACGTGCAGTTTAGCCAGAAACATGTCGGAGGCCATCATCTTAGGTTCGATACACAAACTCGAATCCGTCTTGATTGAGCCGCTAAATATCGATTCCGGTGTGGAGAAAATGCTGAAAGAGGTGGTAGATGAGCTGAGAACGACGCTGGATTTCTCGAGAGAGAACGAATCGGGGGAGAGGAAAAGGCTCAGTTATTTGCTAGCCGACTTTGCGGAGATCGCTCAGTATTCAGCAGACCTCACAATACACATTCATGACTACCGCATCCAAATTGACTTAACGGCTTTCCTAAGCCTTCTGCCGCAGATGAGACAACGCGTGGCGGAGTTTGGAGTGGAAGATGTGCACAGTGTTggacaagaagaagaagaagcagaagaagaagcagaagaaggtGTCGTGGTGGGGTTGGAGAAAGACGTCCAACTTATTAACAGGGCGATTCTTAACGAGAATCCGGAAACCTTGGTTTCGTGCATCAAAGGCATGATTGGTGTGGGAAAGACGACTCTTGCTAGACAAGTGTACAACCATCCGGCCATCGTGGGGAAATTCAAGCACCGCAGGGCGTGGGTAAGCATGTCTCGTGACACGAGCATTCACGAGGTGCTTGTGGAGCTGGTGAAGCAGTTGGTGGGACTTGATGGGGATTTGGTGTTGCTCGAGGAAATGGACAATCGCAGTCTTCGACAGATGATTTGCCAAAACATGGAGGGAATGCCATATTTCATAGTTTTCGACAACATGCCAAAAGAAATGTATTTGTTTTGCATCTACTTAGATCTTCCTCTAACGggtactccttctgtcccaagttacttgagtcagtATTATAATTCGGGTTATCCTAAATTATTTGAGTCATTAGGCATGCTTGCCTTTATTTCTTTATCCTTGTTGAGGGTCAAACTATCCCACATTGGAGAATTAGAAATATCCCACATTGGAGAATTAGAAAAGGTGCAAGCAATACCTTAGATAGTTATATCACTCTATTAGTGTGAAGCCTTTTAAGGAACATCATTAAAGGAAAAACCGTGAGGCTTTTGCCCAAAGCGGataatatcatactaatgtgaAGT
Protein-coding regions in this window:
- the LOC125198110 gene encoding putative disease resistance protein At1g58400, whose amino-acid sequence is MIGSKILMFSGRSRWLTVDHTQPHLSLSLVMSCLARNMSEAIILGSIHKLESVLIEPLNIDSGVEKMLKEVVDELRTTLDFSRENESGERKRLSYLLADFAEIAQYSADLTIHIHDYRIQIDLTAFLSLLPQMRQRVAEFGVEDVHSVGQEEEEAEEEAEEGVVVGLEKDVQLINRAILNENPETLVSCIKGMIGVGKTTLARQVYNHPAIVGKFKHRRAWVSMSRDTSIHEVLVELVKQLVGLDGDLVLLEEMDNRSLRQMICQNMEGMPYFIVFDNMPKEMYLFCIYLDLPLTGTPSVPSYLSQYYNSGYPKLFESLGMLAFISLSLLRVKLSHIGELEISHIGELEKVQAIP